A single region of the Leptospira bouyouniensis genome encodes:
- a CDS encoding type II toxin-antitoxin system MqsR family toxin, translating into MAPTYSLEKIKKLIRENKCGMTVSATKDAFEYFTLNQDEAIEEVLDLKKENFKKTMPSKQVVGLFQDVYKKSISGKDAYIKLQISKKGDAVIISFHDYT; encoded by the coding sequence GTGGCACCAACTTATTCATTGGAAAAAATAAAAAAGCTAATTCGAGAAAATAAATGCGGTATGACTGTAAGTGCCACTAAGGATGCTTTTGAGTATTTTACTTTGAATCAAGATGAAGCTATTGAAGAAGTTTTAGATTTAAAGAAGGAAAATTTTAAAAAAACAATGCCATCGAAACAAGTGGTAGGTTTATTTCAAGACGTATATAAAAAGAGTATTTCTGGAAAAGACGCATATATTAAACTGCAGATTTCAAAGAAAGGAGATGCGGTTATTATTTCTTTTCATGATTACACTTAA